The stretch of DNA TCTGCCCACGTCGACTTAGCCTTAGGACTTTTAAAAGAGCTGCAAGATCTGGGCAGAGACATCAAGATCCTGGTGATGTCCGCCACACTAGAGGCCGATAAAATAGCAAGCTTCCTTGGAGGCTGTCCGGTCATTCAAGTTCCCGGAAAATTATTTGAATTAGATGTTCGTCATCAAAAGACAGCGCAAGTTTTACAGACGACACCTCATTTTTACGATCAGCTTTTTCAAACACTTAAAGAAGCTCAAAGCCAGACCTCACATGATATTTTAGTCTTCTTACCCGGCGTGGGTGAAATTGATCGCGCTTCGCAAATGATAGAATCTTGGGCGGCCGGAAAAAATATTGAAGTCGTGCCTTTGCATGGTTCTTTGAATTTAGACGATCAACGAAAAGCCTTAAAAAAATCATCGCGCCAGCGCGTGATTCTTTCAACGAATATCGCCGAATCCTCGGTCACCATTGACGGAGTTAATACGGTGATCGACAGTGGTCTTGCGAAGAACATGAAACAAGATCACCGCACTGGTTTTTCGCGATTAGAACTAGGACGCATCAGCATTTCCAGCGCCATTCAGCGTGCGGGGCGTGCGGCCCGTCAGTTTCCGGGGGTGAGTTATCGCCTGTGGAGCAAACACGATGAGCTGGCCTTTGGAAAAAGCGAAACGCCTGAAATTCAGCGCATTGACCTTAGTGAGAGTTTACTTTTTCTCAGCGCTCAAGGAGTCAGCGATTTTAATTCCTTTAGTTGGTTTGAAAAACCAACCGCTGTCGCCATTCAAAGTGCGATTCAGTTCTTAAAAATATCGGGCGCACTTAACGAGCAAAATCAGATCACCGAATTGGGCCGCCAGATGCTGCACTTCCCGTTACCAATCCGCTTAGCCAAGCTGACATTGGTCGGAATTGAATATCAAAATATTTCTGCCGCGGCAGAAATGGCCGCCTTACTGCAAGAACGCGACATCCTTCGCCGCGACGGCAGTCAGGCTTTTTTAGGAGACGGCTTAGAAAGCGATTTAGCGGCCCGCCTTGAGGTCTTAGATCACTTCCGCAAGACAAAACGCGTACCCCGCGAATCCTCGTTCATGGCATTGCAAACCGTGGATCAATCGGCACGTCAGATTGAATCCCTAGCACAAAAACTAGCATCAAAAATTTCAAAGAAAGAAAAAACCGACGATGAAAGATTGCTCTTAGCCAAAACCTTCGCCGACAGATTGTGCCGCCGCCGTGGAAAATCCGAAAGAGCTCTGATGGTGGGTGGCCGAGGCGTTAAACTTAGCCAAGAAAGCTTAGTGAAAAATTCAGAATTTTTTGTCGCCCTTAACGGCATGGATGCAGACGCAGAAACCACGGTCAGCATTGCCTGCGGCTTCGATAAAAACTTTGTCTTAGAAACTTTTAAAAATGAAATTGAAAAAATCAAAGACATCACCTTTATCGAAGAAAAAGGGCAGTTTTTTACCCGAGAATACCGCAGCCTGTACGGTCTGGCTTTAGATGAACCCTCCCTCACCCCGGCAAGCAGCCAAGACATCACCGATCAACTGCCACAAATCTTAGCCACAAGATTTGATATGGTTTTAAAATCCAACGAAGACCTAGCACGCTGGTGGGCACGATTAGAGTTCTTAAAAAGACACGACAGCCAATTTGCTTTTGAAACAAAAAACCTAATTCAAGAAGCCTTCACCCAAGCCGCGATGGGCGAAACCAAAATGCAGACAGTGATGGAAAAGGATTTAGTTTTCTTTTTTGAAAACGTCTTCCCCTCAGACGCCGTGCAAACGCTCAGAAAAGAACTGCCAGACAAAATCGAAGTCCCCAGCGGCAGCAAAATCCAAATTCATTACCCCGAAGATAAAAATCCCTATTTAGAGGTTAGAATCCAAGAAGTCTTCGGCATGATGCAAACCCCGAAAGTATTAAACGGAAAATTACCAGTCACATTTCATTTGCTAGGACCCAATTTTAGACCCGTACAAGTTACCAGTGACTTAGAAAGCTTCTGGAAAAACGGCTACCCCGAGGTAAGAAAAGAACTAAGACTAAAATACCCCAAACACCAATGGCCCGAAGACCCCGCTGACGGCACGCCTGAAGCCAAAGGCCGAAGACGGCAATAATCGACTCCAGCACGAGGAATGAAACTAGCTTCTTAGGATTTTACCTTGCGGGACACGCCATCCGGGCTCAATCGTCGCCGATACTAAAGCATCGGTTCGCGCCATCGTGGCGCCGACGAAGGTCCCTTCAGGTAAAATCCTAAGAAGCTATTTTCATCAGTACTAGATTCGCTTAATTGTCGCCTCAACATTAAAAACCGCGATTTTTTTCCGAAGGGAAGGAACAAAAAAATAGCAGGATGCTATTTTTTCGCGTTAGCCCCGAAGGGGTGATGGGCTCCTGCCCCATCACAAAAAAAAAGGCAGCCTGCTGGCTGCCTTTTTGACATTTGAAAACGAAACTTTCTTAGCCGCGCATTGAGTAGTAACCGATGACTAATCCCGGTTCGAATGCGAATGGAACTGACTCTAAATTTGGTTCGTCAGTCATGCGGCCTTCTTCTTTACCACCGACTTCGTCTTTAGACATGAAAGTTGGAAGTGGAAGACGTGGGCTTTGTTTAGCTTGCATGTAAACTTGGTTATCATACGCTTCTGGTTTCAAAGTGATTTTGTCACCAACTTTAACTAGCGCTGAACCTACGTTTACTTTTTTGCCGTTAACTAGGACTTTCCCGTGAGAAACTAGTTGGCGAGCCGCAGGGATGCTTGGTGCAAAACCCAAACGGAATACAACGTTATCCAAACGTTTTTCAAGCATGTTAACCAATGCTTCAACCCAGTTAGTCGCTTTAGAAGCTTTCGCTTTGTTGATGAAACGACGGAATTGTTCTTCACGAATTTGATAGTGGAAACGAATTTTTTGTTTTTCCTCTAGTTGCAACGCGAATTCAGAGTATTTACGGCGTTGTTGACCATGTTGGCCTGGAGGATATGGACGACGCTCAAGTGCTCCAGCTTTTCCCATACCAGGAAGTTCAACTAGAAGGCGTCTTTGTCTTTTAAAACGTGGTGTTTTACCTGCTCTTTTCATAGATATCTTTGTCCTCAAATGTCATTAGGGATCATGAAAATATGCTAAAACCCGCTGCAAAGTCAAACCATAAACGGTCCAAAAGCACTTCGAAGGGATTTAGCTACTAAGGCGCGGAATCTATGATGGAATCTGGGCTTTATCAAGGTCAATTCGCGAAAAAAGAATAAAAAAAGCCCCGGGTTACTATCCGGGGCCCTTTCCCTACCAAGCTGGTAGGCGTCTGCGACGG from Bdellovibrio bacteriovorus encodes:
- the hrpB gene encoding ATP-dependent helicase HrpB, with translation MSKNDLLALPIDSFIPEIEKHFALGLNLVITAAPGAGKTTRLPPALTKVSKGKVLVLEPRRMAAIAAAHRIAEEQGWQVGEEIGYQVRFANKTSAKTKLIFMTEALLARQMIDDPELSGVELVILDEFHERSAHVDLALGLLKELQDLGRDIKILVMSATLEADKIASFLGGCPVIQVPGKLFELDVRHQKTAQVLQTTPHFYDQLFQTLKEAQSQTSHDILVFLPGVGEIDRASQMIESWAAGKNIEVVPLHGSLNLDDQRKALKKSSRQRVILSTNIAESSVTIDGVNTVIDSGLAKNMKQDHRTGFSRLELGRISISSAIQRAGRAARQFPGVSYRLWSKHDELAFGKSETPEIQRIDLSESLLFLSAQGVSDFNSFSWFEKPTAVAIQSAIQFLKISGALNEQNQITELGRQMLHFPLPIRLAKLTLVGIEYQNISAAAEMAALLQERDILRRDGSQAFLGDGLESDLAARLEVLDHFRKTKRVPRESSFMALQTVDQSARQIESLAQKLASKISKKEKTDDERLLLAKTFADRLCRRRGKSERALMVGGRGVKLSQESLVKNSEFFVALNGMDADAETTVSIACGFDKNFVLETFKNEIEKIKDITFIEEKGQFFTREYRSLYGLALDEPSLTPASSQDITDQLPQILATRFDMVLKSNEDLARWWARLEFLKRHDSQFAFETKNLIQEAFTQAAMGETKMQTVMEKDLVFFFENVFPSDAVQTLRKELPDKIEVPSGSKIQIHYPEDKNPYLEVRIQEVFGMMQTPKVLNGKLPVTFHLLGPNFRPVQVTSDLESFWKNGYPEVRKELRLKYPKHQWPEDPADGTPEAKGRRRQ
- the rpsD gene encoding 30S ribosomal protein S4 — translated: MKRAGKTPRFKRQRRLLVELPGMGKAGALERRPYPPGQHGQQRRKYSEFALQLEEKQKIRFHYQIREEQFRRFINKAKASKATNWVEALVNMLEKRLDNVVFRLGFAPSIPAARQLVSHGKVLVNGKKVNVGSALVKVGDKITLKPEAYDNQVYMQAKQSPRLPLPTFMSKDEVGGKEEGRMTDEPNLESVPFAFEPGLVIGYYSMRG